The following coding sequences are from one Prochlorococcus sp. MIT 1314 window:
- a CDS encoding DUF2470 domain-containing protein: protein MKIISKETSKRVCDHMNNDHIDSVHKYLIHYGKISRFENAYMEEINNCYIKINYDGKSAIINFKNEISEEEIHSTLVSMIKEIK from the coding sequence ATGAAAATTATTAGTAAAGAAACAAGTAAAAGAGTTTGTGATCATATGAACAATGATCACATTGATTCGGTTCACAAATATCTTATTCATTATGGGAAGATATCAAGATTTGAGAATGCTTATATGGAAGAAATTAATAACTGTTATATAAAAATCAATTATGATGGCAAGTCAGCAATTATCAATTTTAAAAATGAAATATCTGAAGAAGAAATTCATTCAACTTTAGTATCAATGATTAAAGAGATTAAATAA
- a CDS encoding translation initiation factor IF-2 N-terminal domain-containing protein translates to MKGLRVLELSEALNVDSADLLAICAILKIKATSRLSMISFEECKKITDYYGNKK, encoded by the coding sequence ATGAAAGGTCTTAGGGTCCTAGAGCTTTCTGAAGCACTTAATGTTGATAGCGCCGATTTATTAGCTATCTGTGCAATTCTAAAAATAAAAGCCACATCTAGATTAAGCATGATTTCATTTGAAGAATGTAAAAAGATAACGGATTATTATGGAAATAAAAAGTAG
- a CDS encoding acyl-CoA thioesterase, whose amino-acid sequence MNSKPVWKIEKLVLPQHADHAGVMWHGTYFNWLEESRINALLEVGISYFELTKKGLDLPLINTSIKYKSPLFLGEKITIESKFNIKKSPRINVISKFLNQKKEILTIAEVNLVLINKLNFSIIRKRPDFLSEAFIKLNG is encoded by the coding sequence ATGAACTCAAAACCAGTTTGGAAAATAGAAAAACTTGTTTTACCTCAACATGCAGACCATGCAGGAGTAATGTGGCACGGTACATATTTTAATTGGCTTGAAGAAAGTCGAATAAATGCACTTTTAGAAGTAGGTATAAGTTATTTTGAACTTACTAAAAAAGGCTTAGATTTACCTTTAATCAATACTTCAATAAAATATAAATCCCCTTTATTTCTTGGTGAAAAAATAACAATAGAAAGCAAATTCAATATTAAAAAAAGTCCTAGGATTAATGTGATTTCAAAATTTCTTAACCAGAAAAAAGAAATCTTAACGATTGCTGAAGTCAATTTAGTCTTAATAAATAAACTAAATTTTTCTATAATAAGAAAAAGACCAGATTTCCTATCGGAAGCATTTATTAAATTAAACGGTTGA
- a CDS encoding restriction endonuclease: MKFFFILIIFIIFLIFIIVSDYQSRKKKFKLNNALNSNFFIQTINNLIEENKYNLLEERNRLSEKDAYGNVDYKKWIGNPPLDEKAIEKNIFNGSKRFKEGIPYFWEKVILKKFGSIELFFEKWRSYRNENPTIDDEIIGSIRKLETEDWFVFIASQIEKSCLNLIENDYSKIINESYKKGIRFENYCMEILKQHGWEVKETPNTGDQGVDLIASINDLRICIQCKDHQKAIGNKAVQEISAGKLFWKGTHAILVSKSGFTKSAQQLAKSNNVRLINEYQLKDLKNLLFK, encoded by the coding sequence ATGAAATTTTTTTTTATTTTAATTATTTTTATCATCTTTTTAATTTTTATAATTGTAAGTGATTATCAATCTAGAAAGAAAAAGTTTAAATTAAATAATGCCTTAAATTCCAATTTCTTTATTCAAACAATTAATAATTTGATAGAAGAAAACAAATACAATTTGTTAGAGGAAAGGAACAGATTAAGTGAAAAAGATGCTTACGGCAACGTGGATTATAAAAAATGGATTGGCAATCCACCTCTTGATGAAAAAGCTATTGAGAAAAATATATTTAATGGATCCAAGCGATTTAAAGAGGGTATACCATACTTCTGGGAAAAAGTAATTTTAAAAAAATTTGGAAGTATAGAATTATTTTTCGAAAAGTGGAGATCGTATCGTAATGAGAATCCTACTATTGATGATGAGATAATTGGATCTATTAGAAAGCTCGAGACTGAAGATTGGTTTGTATTCATAGCAAGTCAAATTGAGAAATCATGCTTAAACCTAATAGAAAATGATTACTCAAAAATAATTAACGAAAGCTACAAAAAAGGTATTAGATTTGAAAATTATTGTATGGAAATTCTCAAACAACATGGCTGGGAAGTTAAAGAAACCCCTAATACTGGAGATCAAGGGGTTGACTTAATTGCATCAATAAATGATTTAAGAATATGTATTCAATGCAAAGATCATCAAAAAGCTATTGGGAATAAAGCAGTGCAGGAAATTTCAGCTGGTAAATTATTTTGGAAAGGTACTCATGCAATATTAGTGTCAAAATCTGGCTTTACAAAGTCAGCCCAACAACTAGCGAAATCAAACAATGTTAGATTAATTAATGAATATCAGTTAAAAGACTTAAAAAACTTATTGTTTAAATAG
- a CDS encoding MAPEG family protein — protein sequence MQVVFAWSLCLSVGVVLISIIPLTIGRIKAGYSVENMTAPRALFDELPAFGKRAVWCHQNCWESISLHAPACLLCLITLTDSNIAIIAAWIHPLLRFLYIGAYIFNIPTARGLIWASGIFTTLLLYKEGLTQLI from the coding sequence ATGCAAGTTGTTTTTGCCTGGAGCCTTTGTCTCTCAGTAGGTGTTGTTTTAATATCAATTATTCCATTAACTATTGGGAGGATTAAAGCAGGTTATTCTGTTGAAAACATGACAGCCCCAAGGGCTTTGTTTGACGAACTACCTGCTTTTGGTAAAAGAGCAGTTTGGTGCCATCAGAATTGTTGGGAAAGTATTTCATTACATGCTCCTGCATGTCTTCTTTGTTTGATTACTTTAACTGATTCAAACATTGCAATTATTGCAGCATGGATTCATCCTCTTTTACGTTTTTTATATATTGGTGCTTACATATTTAACATTCCAACGGCAAGAGGTTTAATTTGGGCCTCAGGGATATTTACAACTTTATTGTTGTATAAAGAGGGGTTAACTCAGTTGATATAA
- a CDS encoding virion host shutoff protein, whose amino-acid sequence MKKFYKFLKSFLFISFWLILSSFLTQYWNTFHWEYIYLNFRIIFDKEFWFVVEKILLGIDVGYWLEEALKFLSYEIPKESFKYFPIYFVLKSIWIKN is encoded by the coding sequence ATGAAAAAATTTTATAAATTCCTTAAAAGCTTTCTATTTATATCATTTTGGCTTATTTTATCCTCATTTTTAACACAATATTGGAATACCTTTCATTGGGAATATATTTACTTAAACTTCAGAATTATATTTGATAAAGAATTTTGGTTTGTTGTAGAAAAAATTCTTTTAGGTATTGATGTTGGTTACTGGTTAGAAGAAGCACTAAAATTCTTAAGTTATGAAATACCTAAAGAATCTTTTAAATATTTTCCAATTTATTTCGTTTTAAAGTCTATTTGGATAAAGAATTAA
- a CDS encoding DUF1330 domain-containing protein, which yields MTKSYWLKKISIPNADLFLEYIRTVLPWIKSVGGVIVKRDLIQESTSNEWDGGQLGLVIEFESKFAAKKAFYSEVFQKYLQSRDLMELVTISTL from the coding sequence ATGACAAAGAGCTATTGGCTAAAGAAGATTTCAATTCCAAATGCTGATTTATTTCTGGAATATATAAGGACAGTATTGCCTTGGATTAAATCTGTGGGAGGAGTGATAGTAAAAAGAGATTTGATACAAGAATCAACCTCAAATGAATGGGATGGAGGGCAGCTTGGATTAGTAATAGAATTCGAATCAAAATTTGCTGCTAAAAAAGCATTTTATTCTGAAGTATTTCAAAAATATCTTCAGTCCAGAGATTTAATGGAACTTGTTACTATAAGTACTCTTTAA
- a CDS encoding Nif11 family protein has protein sequence MSDKDLSNFLKKIEQLNQIAELIKNNPSKKLSLSRCKNHDEVIKLTSEWGFDIGKRWGEY, from the coding sequence ATGTCAGATAAAGATCTAAGCAATTTTCTAAAAAAAATAGAGCAACTTAATCAAATTGCCGAGCTAATAAAAAATAATCCTAGTAAAAAGTTGTCCCTTTCAAGATGCAAAAATCATGATGAAGTAATTAAATTAACCTCTGAATGGGGCTTTGATATTGGCAAAAGGTGGGGAGAATATTAA
- a CDS encoding pilus assembly protein, which yields MKEIGEIKANIYKIAAVTDRGQRLNKLISAMYEEKTNEMRELIDDLKNRSFEISEKSLSGEWELIFSNVELFRSSPFFLAIERALNDKFKSNLFFKLHQLQVGSFGISTIGRIAQKIDFEKKEFISTFDTTIFGLTTIPILGWFKLLPTFGGRVITLASDLDLKNNLLDMNLQKTKVSKVDGLNKIPFFSGLLMDRWYPVKEVWNKLPWNKESPNCQVSIIYLDEEMRIMQDMYGSIFIYIRPSISLLGPNTLSN from the coding sequence ATGAAAGAAATTGGAGAGATAAAGGCAAATATATATAAAATAGCCGCTGTTACAGATAGAGGGCAAAGATTAAATAAATTAATTTCTGCTATGTATGAGGAAAAAACCAATGAAATGAGAGAATTGATTGATGATCTTAAAAACCGTAGTTTTGAAATATCAGAAAAATCATTGTCTGGAGAGTGGGAATTAATTTTTTCTAATGTTGAATTATTTCGAAGTTCTCCTTTCTTCCTTGCTATTGAAAGGGCATTAAATGATAAATTTAAAAGTAATCTTTTTTTTAAATTACATCAATTGCAAGTAGGATCCTTTGGAATATCTACTATTGGGAGAATTGCCCAAAAAATTGATTTTGAAAAAAAAGAATTTATATCTACTTTTGATACTACAATATTTGGGCTTACAACAATTCCTATCTTAGGTTGGTTCAAACTTTTACCTACTTTTGGTGGAAGAGTAATAACCCTAGCGAGTGACTTGGATTTAAAAAATAATTTACTTGATATGAACTTACAAAAAACAAAAGTTTCCAAAGTTGATGGACTTAATAAGATTCCATTCTTTAGTGGATTACTTATGGATAGATGGTATCCAGTTAAAGAGGTATGGAATAAGTTACCTTGGAATAAAGAATCACCAAATTGCCAGGTATCAATCATATATTTAGATGAAGAAATGAGAATTATGCAGGATATGTATGGGTCTATTTTTATTTATATAAGGCCTTCAATTTCTTTATTGGGTCCAAATACATTATCTAATTAA
- a CDS encoding OsmC family protein, translating into MTKIKCSYLGNLNCEAVHQLSGSLIKTDAPLDHFGKGESFSPTDLLATSLGTCLLTIMAIKAKSRGFDLEGIYLNIEKLMTQNNERKIKEIIIDIYIPETTSNETINFMKKSSEDCPVSRNLSKEIDIKINWHHMNNSKNSN; encoded by the coding sequence ATGACTAAGATTAAATGTTCTTATTTGGGAAATTTAAACTGTGAAGCTGTTCATCAACTATCAGGAAGTCTAATAAAAACGGATGCGCCTTTAGATCACTTTGGTAAAGGTGAAAGCTTTTCACCAACTGATTTATTAGCGACATCACTAGGTACTTGCCTTCTAACCATTATGGCAATTAAAGCTAAATCAAGGGGATTTGATTTAGAGGGTATCTATTTAAACATTGAAAAATTAATGACGCAAAATAACGAGAGAAAGATAAAGGAAATAATAATAGATATCTACATACCAGAGACCACCTCTAATGAAACTATTAATTTTATGAAAAAAAGTTCCGAAGATTGTCCAGTTTCAAGAAATTTATCTAAGGAAATAGATATTAAAATAAATTGGCATCACATGAATAACTCAAAAAATAGTAATTAG